One region of Citrus sinensis cultivar Valencia sweet orange chromosome 6, DVS_A1.0, whole genome shotgun sequence genomic DNA includes:
- the LOC107177415 gene encoding VQ motif-containing protein 22-like, whose amino-acid sequence MSETMSSPTDWAKFYQQNLSGADADADAAAAAAASTGMMLTSNNLSSPHGSAPSSSSNLSPTEGRVSKPPHARRRSRASRRTPTTLLNTDTTNFRAMVQQFTGGPNSPFASTPSAHQSFGFGLGAVGNRQASHLQNPNQNPSSTVMLPSPGYRLQYQPQYQSQGYMISLGNVNNNPGAAGEGFFQRLGGNPRPPQPPQNTGVSDGFLIEMNNASSSSSRVPSSSNENRGNGFIF is encoded by the coding sequence ATGAGCGAAACCATGTCTAGTCCTACTGACTGGGCCAAATTCTACCAGCAAAATCTCTCGGGTGCCGACGCGGACGCCGATGCTGCCGCTGCCGCAGCCGCTTCCACGGGCATGATGCTGACATCAAACAATCTCTCAAGCCCACATGGCTCAGCTCCTAGCTCAAGCTCAAACTTAAGCCCTACTGAAGGCAGAGTCTCAAAGCCACCCCATGCACGTAGACGCTCTAGGGCTTCGCGTAGAACCCCAACAACGTTACTCAACACCGACACCACCAACTTCCGAGCCATGGTTCAGCAGTTCACGGGCGGTCCCAACTCCCCTTTTGCTTCAACCCCATCTGCACATCAGAGCTTTGGTTTCGGCCTCGGAGCTGTAGGGAACCGTCAAGCTTCTCATCTTCAAAACCCTAACCAAAACCCTAGTTCAACAGTCATGCTTCCATCACCGGGTTATCGTTTACAGTATCAGCCTCAGTACCAGAGTCAGGGGTACATGATCTCATTGGGCAACGTGAATAATAATCCTGGAGCTGCTGGAGAAGGTTTCTTCCAGAGACTTGGAGGGAATCCTCGGCCGCCGCAGCCGCCGCAGAACACGGGAGTTTCTGATGGGTTCTTAATAGAGATGAAtaatgcttcttcttcttcatcaaggGTCCCTTCAAGTTCCAATGAGAATAGGGGAAATGGattcatattttga